From the Opitutaceae bacterium genome, the window ACGGGCGCCAATCTGCCGGTCGATGGCGGCTATACGGCGAATTGAGTCCGATCCAAAGTCAACTCGGCCCCAAGGCGTCAATCCAGATCTTCCCAATCGTCGTCATTGTCGTCACCGGCACAGATGGCCATGATGGCTTCCGCCTGACGGAAACCCGCCGTCTCCTGGGTTTCGCCCTCCCGGGCACGCCCCTGAGCCAGGGCTTTGCGCAGCCGCGCCACCATCTCATGTTCGGGTTCGAGTGGTGCGGGCGATTTTTCCGGGTTGGCCAGGGCAAAATCAAGGCCGACTTCCCGCGCAAGCGTCAGGTAGGCATTCTCAAGCTGCTCGCGGACTCCCTTGGGTGTCCCCCAGGCGAAATTGGAAAGGCCGACGACAAAGTGAACACCGCGGAGATCCGGATCGGCGTTGATCCGTTTCATGGCATCGAGCCCGATATTGACCAGGCCGTAGGTGTCGGCGCCGACCGGTGCCAGTCCAGGATCGATGATGATGTTGTCGAGTGTTCGATCCGCTTTGGTGACCAGGAGTTCAACGAAGTACTTGGCGGCCGAATAGGCGTCATCCGCATTGAGGCATTGGGCACTGCCTCCCGGCATGAAGCACTCCGATGCCATCACGATGACCTTGGTGTCGTAGGCCTTGACCAGCTCCACCATCTCGTCGAGGCGATTTCGTGACGCGGCCAGCGAGTTCACGATCGGTTGCCCGCTCCGCTCGCGATCATAATTGGCCAGGGCGACCCGGTGGTAGTCGACGGAGGGATTGTCGAAACTGATCGGCGTCGGGGAAACTTCCTGAATGGCGTGAATGACCTCCGGGAGAAAGGCGACCATCTCTTCGAGGCGGACGGAGATCCGCTGGGTTCCGTCGAGGTTCAGGGTCAGATAATCCGCGCCGAGTTCCGTCTGACTCCGGGCGAGAGCCTGGTAACCCTCGGGGTTGCGGTCGGTGAAGGCCCGGCGGGCACGGGCATAGGAATTGTTTATCAATTCGCCGATGATCCTGATGGGAGCGGACATGGTGTTGTTTTCGGATGGACGGTGAGGTGCGCGATGGTTCGGGACCTGTTTCAGCCGGCGTTTCCGCCGCTGTTTTCAAGTTCCTTGACCAGGGCGGCCGCGACATCGCGGGCATCGCCTTCACGGGTCTCTTCCCCGCCCCAACGGTATTGGGCGAGGTATTGATCGCCGGTGGTGAGGCCGCGGTCCTGGGCGGCCGCATCGATGCGCTCGACGAAGGAGGCGGGCAGCGGGATCTTCACCTCCTTGTATTCATCCCAGACCTTGATCTCGGAGGGCAACTCCTGCCAGTAGAGAATCTGGCAGGTCGAGCGGGTTCCCAGGGGGGCCGGAGCGGCGGGTTCGGCGGCGGCCGGTTTCGCGGACCGGGCCGGCCCGGAGCCGACGCCCATGAAGTCAAGGAACAGGTCCACGGCGCTG encodes:
- a CDS encoding dihydropteroate synthase, which gives rise to MSAPIRIIGELINNSYARARRAFTDRNPEGYQALARSQTELGADYLTLNLDGTQRISVRLEEMVAFLPEVIHAIQEVSPTPISFDNPSVDYHRVALANYDRERSGQPIVNSLAASRNRLDEMVELVKAYDTKVIVMASECFMPGGSAQCLNADDAYSAAKYFVELLVTKADRTLDNIIIDPGLAPVGADTYGLVNIGLDAMKRINADPDLRGVHFVVGLSNFAWGTPKGVREQLENAYLTLAREVGLDFALANPEKSPAPLEPEHEMVARLRKALAQGRAREGETQETAGFRQAEAIMAICAGDDNDDDWEDLD